From the Ctenopharyngodon idella isolate HZGC_01 chromosome 3, HZGC01, whole genome shotgun sequence genome, one window contains:
- the elof1 gene encoding transcription elongation factor 1 homolog → MGRRKSKRKPPPKKKMTGNLDTQFTCPFCNHEKSCDVKMERSRNTGIISCTVCLEEFQTPITYLSEPVDVYSDWIDACEAANQ, encoded by the exons ATGGGACGCAGAAAGTCCAAAAGAAAACCCCCTCCTAAGAAAAAGATGACTGGAAACCTGGACACCCAGTTTACCTGCCCCTTCTGTAACCACGAGAAATCATGTGACGTTAAGAT GGAAAGAAGTCGAAATACTGGGATAATATCGTGTACTGTGTGTCTAGAAGAATTCCAGACACCAATAACCT ATCTCTCAGAGCCCGTGGACGTGTACAGTGATTGGATAGACGCCTGTGAAGCAGCCAATCAGTAG